A region of Rhodamnia argentea isolate NSW1041297 chromosome 9, ASM2092103v1, whole genome shotgun sequence DNA encodes the following proteins:
- the LOC115753016 gene encoding uncharacterized protein LOC115753016, with protein MDFEFQESDVVFNDQDQATLDRSSDEDERDYYSFRNTMVVPILDNSWTHGKSKIRKVKKKRMTNSPPVDIPETFIQPPEPGYAFEEGDDEGEVVPPHLIVERRVAARMASSVCFSNGRTLKGRYLREVRNSILRMTGFLES; from the coding sequence ATGGATTTCGAATTTCAAGAATCCGATGTAGTTTTCAACGATCAAGATCAAGCAACCCTGGATCGGAGTAGCGACGAGGACGAACGGGACTACTACAGTTTCCGCAATACAATGGTGGTGCCGATTCTCGACAACTCGTGGACGCATGGCAAGTCGAAAATTAGGAAGGTCAAAAAGAAGAGGATGACGAATTCGCCGCCAGTCGATATCCCGGAAACTTTCATCCAGCCCCCTGAACCTGGCTATGCGTTTGAGGAGGGGGACGACGAAGGGGAGGTCGTGCCTCCACACTTGATCGTCGAGCGGCGCGTGGCCGCGAGGATGGCGTCCTCGGTGTGCTTCAGCAATGGGAGGACGCTTAAGGGGAGATATTTGAGAGAAGTACGGAATTCAATTCTTAGAATGACCGGCTTTCTGGAGTCATGA